TGGCGTCTTCGGTTTGATGGACGCAATTGATGCGTTCGACATGAGCCGAGGAGTGAAGTTCGAAACGTATTGTGTCCCACGTATTCGTGGTGCAATGCTGGACGAACTGCGAACTATGGACTGGGTGCCTCGCCTGGTTCGCTCAAAGGCCAGCAAGTTGAACGAAGCGACCAAGCAATTGGAAGCCAAGTTCGGCCGCCAGCCATCGCACGCCGAGCTGGCCGTACACATGGACATGCCACTCAAAGAACTTGAAAAGATGGTCTCCGACGCGAACGCCGTCGGCCTGATCAGCTTGAACAAGAAGTGGTATGAAACGGACAGCTACAAAGACGTCCGCGAGATCGATATTCTGGAAGACAAGAAGGGGGAAGACCCCACGCGTCGCATTCAAAAGAATGACTTGATGCGTCTGGTGACCAAGGGGCTCAATCGCAACGAGCGTCTGATCATTATTCTTTACTATTATGAAGAGCTGACCATGAAAGAAATCGGCGCTACGCTCGACCTGAGCGAAAGCCGAGTCAGCCAGATGCACAGCAGCATCGTCCAACGTCTGCAAACACAGCTCGGACGTCGTAAACCCGAATTCGGAACCGTGTAACGCGGCTTCGATTGAAAACAACAAACCACGACGGCGGTTTCCCAAAAGGAAGCCGCCGTTTTTTTGGTTAGTTTGAAGTCTTCACGATTCCAACTTCAAACGGAAGCCCCAACGTGGATAATTCCGTCGCCTTGGTGCGCGATGGGATTGTTGGAGTGCCCAATCACAATCCCCTCATACGGGGCTTTCAATGTATACGGATCGTCGCCGAACACGTCGGCGATTAGGCCAATTTTTTGCCCGGCGTTGACGCGATCGCCAAGCTCGACCAGCAAGCGTACGATGCCGCTTCGCTTCGCGCGAACCCAGGTTGACTCGCGAATGAGTACGGGCTTCTTGTTGGGAATCTTGAAGGGGGTTTTCAGCATGTTCAAGTAAGTCAGCACCCGCATCACGCCGGAGACGCC
The Blastopirellula marina genome window above contains:
- a CDS encoding FliA/WhiG family RNA polymerase sigma factor produces the protein MATTTATRDDVSELWTSYKEDPSRKELRNRLVERYLPLVKYNGERIWARLPEGVELDDLISAGVFGLMDAIDAFDMSRGVKFETYCVPRIRGAMLDELRTMDWVPRLVRSKASKLNEATKQLEAKFGRQPSHAELAVHMDMPLKELEKMVSDANAVGLISLNKKWYETDSYKDVREIDILEDKKGEDPTRRIQKNDLMRLVTKGLNRNERLIIILYYYEELTMKEIGATLDLSESRVSQMHSSIVQRLQTQLGRRKPEFGTV